One genomic region from Terriglobus aquaticus encodes:
- a CDS encoding Fur family transcriptional regulator, with protein sequence MPQSNAFTSGSTALRDTPEADQGSTLSNAAAVRNTRQKEAIRAAILAAGRPLSPEEILQAAQRGVRTLSLATVYRNIASLQRDGWLQAVTLPGMPARYEVAGKAHHHHFHCNECGKVYEMEGCGFEFHAKLPQGFTATAHELFLSGRCAACH encoded by the coding sequence ATGCCGCAGTCCAATGCATTCACTTCCGGCTCGACCGCTCTGCGTGACACGCCGGAAGCTGACCAGGGTTCCACCCTTAGCAATGCCGCAGCGGTCCGCAATACCCGCCAGAAAGAGGCGATCCGCGCGGCCATTCTGGCCGCCGGCCGACCGCTGTCGCCGGAAGAGATTCTGCAGGCGGCGCAGCGTGGAGTCCGAACTCTGAGCCTGGCCACGGTGTACCGGAACATCGCCAGCCTGCAGCGGGACGGCTGGCTACAGGCAGTCACGCTCCCAGGCATGCCCGCCCGGTACGAGGTTGCAGGCAAAGCGCACCATCACCACTTCCACTGCAACGAGTGCGGCAAGGTGTACGAGATGGAAGGCTGCGGCTTTGAGTTCCACGCCAAGCTGCCGCAAGGCTTCACCGCCACCGCACACGAGCTGTTCCTCTCTGGCCGGTGTGCTGCCTGCCATTAG
- a CDS encoding ZIP family metal transporter: MAIPFELFLFPVLATLAGGLLAVRFRRWLHLLLALGAGLLLGAAFLDLLPEAIVLGSASGHPVSQVTMVALLSLLGFFALESVLDSLAARGDGRLPRVSAGHIGGAMLIFHSLRDGMAIGAAFAASHPAGYAVAVGIAAHDLGDGVNTVLLTTGGKKPRSVDYGFLLADAIAPFAGGLFALRWFSSVTSSVVMLAAAAGFFIQMAASDFLPEVRRSTASRTYVMLCVLSGVGLIYLANRLLLGVR, encoded by the coding sequence GTGGCGATTCCGTTCGAGCTCTTCCTATTTCCGGTTCTTGCCACTCTGGCTGGCGGCCTGCTGGCCGTGCGTTTCCGGCGCTGGTTGCACCTGCTGCTGGCGCTGGGTGCGGGCCTGCTGCTGGGTGCGGCATTTCTTGACCTGTTGCCCGAGGCGATCGTCCTGGGAAGCGCGTCCGGTCACCCGGTGAGCCAGGTGACGATGGTCGCCCTGCTCTCCCTGTTGGGATTCTTTGCCCTCGAATCGGTGTTAGACAGTCTGGCTGCACGCGGCGATGGGCGCCTACCACGCGTCTCCGCCGGGCACATCGGCGGCGCCATGCTCATCTTCCACAGCCTTCGAGACGGCATGGCGATCGGAGCGGCCTTTGCTGCGTCGCATCCGGCGGGGTACGCCGTGGCGGTGGGCATTGCCGCCCACGATCTGGGAGACGGCGTAAACACGGTATTGCTGACCACCGGCGGCAAGAAGCCCAGGTCCGTCGACTATGGATTTCTGCTGGCGGATGCGATTGCGCCGTTTGCGGGCGGCCTGTTTGCGCTGCGCTGGTTTTCCAGCGTCACCAGTTCGGTGGTCATGCTGGCCGCTGCTGCGGGCTTTTTCATACAGATGGCGGCAAGCGACTTCCTGCCGGAGGTGCGTCGCTCCACCGCCTCGCGGACCTACGTGATGCTGTGCGTGCTCAGCGGGGTCGGGCTGATTTACCTGGCAAACAGGCTCTTACTGGGTGTGCGATAG
- a CDS encoding TonB-dependent receptor yields the protein MLSKSLQFSFVAPLAVVCTLAGAQTFRGTVTGTVRDGSGAVVSGAAVELSNPATGTTLQSKTNGAGVYSFPEITPGLYNLTITSSGFASKTIEKIDVQVTKVVSQDVTLSLGGESTVVDVAANAAVQTDTESSALVAVIDSKAVQDMPLNGRDFTRLTHFAPGVSALTNSVNGQRTTSINFQVDGADNVDSWLGIVASNQGGIASVAGGLIPIEAIDQFSMQAGGEADQGRNAGANSNMVLRSGTNKVHGDIFYYDRNEFFAAISPVNAPNSKKNLLRNHQGGFTLGGPLWRDHTFLFVAGEFQIAKINTAIVDTVLSDQWVAAATSFMANPAFRRTPTQLSQNLYGLLFPNSTKVAAAASNNFLPQGLSNYNSYNGIIKLDHHFSDRHTLSLRYLGTTGTQTAPTSSYYAEYFQTAPMHIHNFSVVDNYTFSPKVLNQLTLGTNYFLQTFNDADQSFNPGTNAGLNLGLSGIIAAGAPTISINTFDITGATQPSGRIDVTGHITDTLHWTLGRHNLKFGGEYRRMNVNFKYYSNSRGSFTFDGTRGPWFTNTSTGRQGTTCNAAANAAYSSVVAQYGLSTSLVTCAQLAYVSDFLAGTPSSSSGAKLLNGNLQRVYLLNTEEAWAQDDFRVNSHLNLNLGLRYTVPGVVSAERDDVYSFVPGSTPGFQKGLYNNYFFAVAPRVGFSYSFHNDNSTVLRGSWGRFFDVPGAYTYVYGTSTNGGASYAQNNPAGPDAAVVYINNNLGPWQVNVNPFVGTSAPTVGAVGVDPNIKMPYSDVFSLNVEQQLSKNLLFTLGYVGTEGRRLPMLIDLNQPRAIGTGAYAARPYANVTSFTNENAAFVGTQLQGINQLQGAASSNFNSLQTTVRGANYKGLSWVFNYTWSKSMDDGSSPTTPMNSYNLHQDYGLSTFDARHVINGNIFYTVPTLVRSLQRLTGGFQLNALYTYSSGLPLNPLVSGDNSKTFQLKDRPNYNPAVNPYTGLVLNTTTSTARSYRYLQNNGAFTVPTAGTYGNEVRDSFIGPNFRTIDFSVFKRTPVTERVNTEFRAEVFNIFNFNNFAAPSVSNITSGSFGTITNTRNGANAPGIGFGEPFNVQFAFKVSF from the coding sequence ATGTTGTCGAAGTCGTTGCAGTTCAGCTTTGTAGCCCCGCTCGCCGTTGTGTGCACCCTTGCCGGTGCGCAAACCTTCCGCGGAACCGTGACCGGAACCGTCCGCGACGGCTCAGGTGCAGTGGTGTCCGGCGCTGCGGTGGAGCTTAGTAACCCAGCTACAGGGACAACGCTGCAGAGCAAGACGAATGGCGCGGGCGTCTACAGCTTTCCGGAGATTACGCCGGGCCTCTACAACCTGACGATCACCTCTTCGGGGTTTGCAAGCAAAACGATTGAAAAGATCGACGTGCAGGTGACCAAGGTTGTTTCGCAAGACGTGACGCTGAGCCTTGGCGGTGAAAGCACCGTGGTCGACGTGGCTGCCAATGCAGCCGTGCAGACCGACACCGAATCCAGCGCTCTGGTCGCTGTGATCGACAGCAAAGCGGTGCAGGACATGCCGTTGAACGGGCGCGACTTCACCCGTCTAACGCACTTTGCGCCTGGAGTATCCGCACTGACCAATTCGGTCAACGGCCAGCGCACCACCTCGATCAACTTCCAGGTGGACGGTGCGGACAACGTGGACTCCTGGCTCGGTATCGTTGCTTCGAACCAGGGCGGGATCGCCAGCGTTGCCGGTGGCCTGATCCCGATCGAGGCCATCGACCAGTTCTCCATGCAGGCTGGCGGCGAAGCCGACCAGGGCCGCAACGCAGGTGCCAACAGCAACATGGTGCTACGCAGCGGTACGAACAAGGTTCACGGCGACATCTTCTACTACGACCGTAATGAGTTCTTTGCGGCTATCTCGCCGGTGAACGCTCCGAATTCGAAGAAGAACCTGCTGCGAAATCACCAGGGCGGCTTCACGCTGGGCGGACCATTGTGGCGCGATCACACTTTCCTATTCGTGGCGGGCGAGTTCCAGATCGCTAAGATCAACACCGCCATCGTCGACACCGTGCTGAGCGATCAGTGGGTTGCGGCAGCAACGTCGTTCATGGCGAACCCGGCTTTCCGCCGTACGCCGACCCAACTCAGCCAGAATCTGTACGGCCTGCTCTTTCCGAACTCGACGAAGGTTGCCGCCGCGGCCAGCAACAATTTCCTGCCGCAGGGGCTGTCCAACTACAACAGCTACAACGGCATCATCAAGCTGGATCACCACTTTAGCGATCGCCACACGCTATCGCTCCGCTACCTAGGCACCACCGGTACGCAGACCGCGCCGACCTCATCTTATTACGCGGAATATTTCCAGACTGCGCCGATGCACATTCACAACTTCAGCGTGGTGGACAACTACACCTTCAGCCCCAAGGTGCTGAACCAGTTAACGCTGGGCACCAACTACTTCCTGCAGACGTTCAATGACGCCGACCAGAGCTTCAATCCCGGCACCAACGCGGGCCTGAACCTTGGATTGTCCGGCATCATCGCCGCCGGTGCGCCGACCATCTCCATCAATACCTTTGACATCACTGGCGCCACGCAGCCCTCCGGCCGTATCGACGTGACCGGCCACATAACCGACACGCTGCACTGGACACTGGGAAGGCACAACCTGAAGTTCGGCGGCGAGTACCGCCGGATGAACGTGAACTTTAAGTACTATTCCAACTCACGCGGCAGCTTTACCTTTGACGGGACGCGCGGCCCCTGGTTCACGAACACAAGCACCGGCCGCCAAGGCACCACGTGCAATGCTGCGGCTAACGCTGCGTACAGCTCTGTGGTCGCGCAGTACGGTCTTAGCACCAGCCTGGTCACCTGCGCTCAGCTCGCGTATGTCTCGGACTTCCTTGCAGGCACACCTTCCAGTTCGTCCGGTGCCAAGCTGCTGAACGGCAACCTGCAACGCGTGTACTTGCTGAACACCGAGGAAGCCTGGGCGCAGGACGACTTCCGCGTCAACAGTCACCTGAACTTGAACCTCGGCCTGCGCTATACCGTTCCAGGTGTGGTGAGTGCCGAGCGCGACGATGTGTACAGCTTTGTACCGGGCAGCACTCCTGGTTTCCAGAAGGGACTGTACAACAACTACTTCTTCGCGGTCGCGCCTCGCGTGGGCTTCTCCTACTCGTTCCACAATGACAACTCGACCGTGCTCCGCGGATCCTGGGGACGCTTCTTTGACGTGCCGGGTGCGTACACCTACGTGTACGGAACCAGCACCAACGGCGGTGCGTCATACGCGCAGAACAACCCCGCCGGTCCGGATGCAGCGGTGGTGTACATCAACAACAACCTAGGACCGTGGCAAGTGAACGTGAACCCGTTCGTCGGCACATCTGCACCGACGGTCGGTGCAGTCGGTGTCGATCCGAACATCAAGATGCCGTACTCCGATGTCTTCAGCTTGAACGTGGAGCAGCAGCTCTCGAAAAACCTGCTGTTCACCCTGGGATATGTGGGCACCGAGGGTCGCCGCCTGCCCATGCTGATCGACCTGAACCAGCCACGTGCTATTGGCACGGGTGCTTACGCTGCGCGTCCTTACGCCAACGTCACCAGCTTCACCAACGAGAACGCGGCGTTCGTGGGCACGCAGTTGCAGGGCATCAACCAGTTGCAGGGCGCGGCCTCGTCCAACTTCAACTCTCTGCAGACAACGGTGCGCGGAGCGAACTACAAGGGCCTGTCGTGGGTCTTCAACTACACGTGGAGCAAGTCCATGGACGACGGCTCGTCGCCGACCACGCCCATGAACAGCTACAACCTGCACCAGGATTACGGTCTGAGTACGTTTGACGCACGCCACGTAATCAACGGGAACATCTTCTACACCGTGCCCACACTGGTGCGTTCGCTGCAGCGCCTGACCGGCGGCTTCCAGTTGAACGCGCTGTACACCTACTCCAGCGGTCTGCCGCTGAATCCGCTGGTTAGCGGAGACAACAGCAAGACCTTTCAGTTGAAGGATCGCCCGAACTACAACCCTGCGGTGAACCCGTACACGGGCCTCGTCCTCAACACCACCACTTCGACTGCACGGTCGTATCGCTACCTGCAAAATAACGGCGCCTTCACCGTTCCCACGGCAGGCACCTACGGCAATGAGGTTCGTGACTCATTCATCGGACCGAACTTCCGCACGATCGACTTCTCCGTGTTCAAGCGCACCCCGGTCACCGAGCGCGTCAACACCGAGTTCCGTGCCGAGGTGTTCAACATCTTCAACTTCAACAACTTTGCTGCGCCGTCCGTCTCCAACATCACCAGCGGCAGCTTTGGCACGATCACCAATACCCGCAACGGTGCCAACGCACCTGGGATTGGTTTCGGCGAGCCGTTCAACGTGCAGTTTGCCTTCAAGGTCTCGTTCTAG
- a CDS encoding M28 family peptidase, which yields MHRSKQKLFRTVCAAAIVLSSATAQQDSAGGDRVDLNALTAIKREAFNRSQAMESLYYISEVYGPRVNNSRNHRAAAEWAMQQMKAWGLQNVHLEQWGPFGNGWQIKKYYGALESPAYASLIGFPLAWTPGTDGPVTGDVVLAPIRGPQDFAKWKGKLRGKIVLLAEPKVIEMHTTVEAHRLSDEEIQQRTLTPDPAHMNRFGPPASAVPNPNQAFSTAAPSGMVLRNQINQFLKDEGVLVGVNYGYNGDGGTVFASYGGSQNPNDPVGPPLVAITPEQYNRIARLVQHNAAPKLTFDIQVEYQKDDLMGFNVIGEIPGTTKKDEVVMLGGHFDSWQGGTGATDNGTGSAVALEAMRVLATMHKPMARTVRVALWGGEEEGLYGSLAYVQKHFAPRDTMKQTPEYAKFDVYFNDDSGSGRFRAVQALGNDQLAAIFRSWIAPIRDLGIEAVTGVTAGPTVAPGGTDSTSFSYIGLDGIGFMQDPLEYGTRTHHSNMDLYDRVQAGDVEQGAAIEAWFAYNAATRPEMLPRMETPAPLPPKSTVGMQ from the coding sequence ATGCATCGCAGTAAGCAGAAGCTCTTTCGCACCGTGTGTGCGGCAGCCATCGTCTTGAGCAGCGCAACGGCGCAGCAGGACAGCGCCGGCGGTGACCGGGTTGACCTGAATGCACTGACCGCGATCAAGCGCGAAGCGTTCAACCGGTCGCAGGCAATGGAGAGCCTGTACTACATCAGTGAGGTCTACGGCCCGCGGGTAAACAACAGCCGCAACCATCGCGCCGCAGCCGAATGGGCCATGCAGCAGATGAAGGCGTGGGGCCTGCAGAATGTGCATCTGGAGCAGTGGGGACCGTTCGGCAACGGCTGGCAGATCAAGAAGTACTACGGCGCGCTCGAGTCGCCCGCGTACGCTTCGCTCATCGGCTTTCCGCTGGCGTGGACGCCCGGCACGGACGGCCCCGTGACTGGCGACGTGGTGCTGGCGCCCATCCGCGGACCGCAAGACTTTGCAAAGTGGAAGGGCAAGCTGCGCGGCAAGATCGTCCTGCTCGCCGAGCCCAAGGTCATCGAGATGCACACGACGGTCGAGGCGCATCGCCTCTCCGACGAGGAGATTCAGCAGCGCACGCTCACGCCCGATCCGGCGCACATGAACCGCTTCGGACCACCAGCTAGCGCAGTGCCCAATCCCAACCAGGCCTTCAGCACAGCCGCGCCTTCAGGCATGGTGTTGCGCAACCAGATCAACCAGTTCCTGAAGGACGAAGGCGTCCTGGTCGGTGTGAACTACGGCTACAACGGTGACGGCGGAACGGTGTTCGCTAGCTACGGCGGATCGCAGAACCCCAACGATCCCGTCGGGCCGCCGCTGGTCGCGATCACGCCGGAGCAGTACAACCGCATCGCTCGGCTGGTGCAGCACAACGCCGCGCCCAAGCTCACCTTCGACATTCAGGTGGAGTACCAGAAGGACGACCTGATGGGGTTCAACGTGATCGGAGAAATTCCGGGCACGACGAAGAAGGATGAAGTCGTGATGCTGGGCGGTCACTTCGATAGCTGGCAGGGCGGCACCGGAGCCACCGACAACGGCACGGGTTCGGCCGTGGCCCTGGAAGCGATGCGTGTGCTCGCAACGATGCACAAGCCCATGGCGCGCACCGTGCGCGTGGCGCTGTGGGGCGGCGAAGAGGAAGGCCTGTATGGCTCGCTGGCGTACGTGCAGAAGCACTTCGCCCCGCGCGACACCATGAAGCAGACGCCCGAGTACGCGAAATTCGATGTGTACTTCAACGACGACTCAGGCTCGGGCCGCTTCCGCGCCGTGCAGGCGTTGGGTAACGACCAGCTCGCGGCCATCTTCCGCTCGTGGATCGCACCCATTCGCGATCTCGGCATTGAGGCAGTCACCGGTGTTACGGCCGGCCCGACCGTAGCGCCCGGCGGCACGGACTCGACCAGCTTTTCCTACATCGGCCTGGACGGCATCGGCTTCATGCAGGACCCGCTGGAGTACGGCACGCGCACACACCACAGCAACATGGACCTGTACGACCGCGTGCAGGCCGGGGATGTGGAACAGGGTGCGGCGATCGAAGCCTGGTTCGCCTACAACGCCGCAACCCGGCCGGAGATGCTGCCGCGCATGGAGACCCCAGCGCCGCTGCCACCCAAGAGCACGGTAGGCATGCAGTAA
- a CDS encoding AraC family transcriptional regulator produces the protein MGAFVDLVSLLRPRATLWSRVEATANWSLQFHAHNDLLFCRVERGACELALPDAHPISLQQDSFVLVRTSTPFRLQSGPGVEAVNSEALITGAGAVAQLGSGEGPSAVLAGGKFVFDTANEDLLTGLLPQVVHLSATNTASTQVRALLAMNQSESERRSAGSDFVIARLMELTLIEILRSGAFGAAQHQRGLLAGLSDPVTARALNAMHDDVAHAWTTAELARLCGSSRSSFAARFTRVIGVGPIEYLQHWRIALAKDELRRGVHTIGEIALSIGFQSGSAFSTAFTRAVGCSPRSFAESGSRGPRKLSNG, from the coding sequence GTGGGTGCGTTTGTTGATCTTGTCTCGCTGCTGCGGCCCCGTGCCACACTGTGGTCCCGTGTGGAGGCGACTGCAAACTGGAGCCTGCAATTTCACGCGCACAACGACCTGCTCTTCTGCCGCGTAGAGCGCGGCGCGTGCGAACTTGCCCTGCCAGACGCTCACCCGATTTCGCTTCAGCAGGACAGCTTTGTCCTGGTTCGGACTTCGACGCCGTTTCGCTTGCAATCGGGGCCGGGAGTGGAAGCAGTGAACAGTGAAGCGCTCATCACCGGTGCCGGCGCAGTCGCGCAGCTTGGTTCAGGCGAGGGTCCAAGCGCGGTCTTGGCGGGAGGCAAGTTCGTCTTCGACACTGCGAACGAGGATCTGCTAACCGGCCTGCTGCCGCAGGTGGTCCATTTAAGTGCAACCAACACGGCATCGACACAGGTGCGCGCCCTGCTCGCGATGAACCAGTCGGAGTCAGAGAGGCGCAGCGCCGGCAGCGACTTCGTCATCGCGCGGCTCATGGAACTCACGCTGATTGAGATCCTGCGCAGTGGCGCCTTTGGCGCGGCACAGCATCAGCGTGGTCTGCTGGCCGGCCTGTCCGATCCGGTTACGGCACGCGCACTGAATGCGATGCACGACGACGTCGCCCACGCATGGACCACGGCGGAACTGGCACGCCTGTGTGGCTCGTCGCGGTCGTCCTTCGCGGCGCGATTCACCAGAGTGATTGGCGTGGGCCCGATCGAGTATCTACAGCATTGGCGCATCGCGCTCGCCAAAGATGAACTACGACGCGGCGTTCACACCATCGGCGAGATCGCGCTAAGCATTGGCTTTCAGTCTGGAAGTGCTTTCAGCACCGCCTTCACACGAGCTGTGGGCTGCTCTCCGCGAAGCTTCGCAGAGAGCGGTAGCCGAGGTCCGCGAAAGTTGTCGAACGGCTAG
- a CDS encoding fumarylacetoacetate hydrolase family protein has protein sequence MKLYNTRRGILLTEDDSTFYTLGVGSWDDVLTSDDLPALCAAAISGPVVTAPTDEALLAPIGSQEVWAAGVTYFRSRSARIEESKDAGGGTFYDRVYEAERPELFFKATARRVIAPGGNVRVRSDAKWSVPEPELTLVINPKGEIVGYTIGNDMSSRDIEGENPLYLPQAKVYDGSCSIGPRVLLSPEPLAKSTAIRLTITRAGEPAFQGETTLAELKRDPQELVGYLYRDNSFPAGALLLTGTGIVPADDFTLQSGDVVEITIDPIGTLRNTVA, from the coding sequence ATGAAGCTCTACAACACACGTCGCGGCATTCTGTTGACCGAAGATGATTCGACCTTTTACACGCTGGGCGTCGGGTCCTGGGATGACGTGTTGACCAGCGACGATCTGCCAGCGCTGTGTGCGGCGGCGATCAGCGGGCCCGTGGTGACCGCGCCCACCGACGAAGCTCTGCTGGCGCCCATCGGGTCGCAGGAGGTGTGGGCTGCGGGTGTCACCTACTTTCGCAGTCGCAGCGCGCGTATCGAGGAGTCAAAAGACGCCGGCGGCGGAACCTTCTACGACCGCGTGTACGAGGCCGAGCGTCCCGAGTTGTTCTTCAAGGCCACAGCGCGCCGCGTGATCGCGCCGGGTGGCAACGTGCGCGTTCGAAGCGATGCGAAATGGTCGGTGCCCGAGCCGGAGCTGACGCTCGTCATCAATCCCAAAGGCGAGATCGTCGGCTACACCATCGGCAACGACATGAGTTCGCGCGACATTGAAGGCGAGAACCCGCTGTACCTGCCGCAGGCCAAGGTGTACGACGGCTCCTGCTCGATTGGGCCGCGCGTTCTGCTCTCGCCGGAGCCGCTGGCGAAGTCGACCGCCATCCGGCTCACCATCACGCGCGCTGGCGAGCCGGCGTTCCAAGGCGAGACCACCCTGGCCGAGTTGAAGCGTGACCCGCAGGAGCTGGTCGGCTACCTGTACCGCGACAACAGCTTCCCAGCCGGTGCTCTGTTGCTGACCGGAACCGGCATTGTTCCAGCAGATGACTTTACGTTGCAAAGCGGAGATGTGGTCGAGATCACGATCGACCCCATAGGCACGCTGCGCAACACCGTTGCCTAG
- a CDS encoding YjhG/YagF family D-xylonate dehydratase, whose protein sequence is MPEPHFAVQSDLRSVLESEVGLYAATATHARGPEGVLPITPEMLRTEPSGNLFGLSQNAGMGWEPQRLADPEFLILSTHGGLRAADGTPIALGLHTGHWEVGLLVAEAARELRNRHAVPFAAACTDPCDGRTQGTTGMLDSLPYRNDAAMVLRRLMRSLPTRRGVLGIATCDKGLPAMLMALASGGLLPGVLVPGGVTLLPEPIPGHAAEDAGKVQTIGARYAQGEITLDYAADAGCRACASPGGGCQFLGTAATSQVVAEALGLALPHTALAPSGQPVWLDAAARSARALLRLSGMGWGTRDILTPAAVRNAMVLHAAFGGSTNLLLHIPAIAHAAGLPRPSVADWTEVNREVPRLVDALPNGPRGFATVQVFLAGAVPEVMLHLRDAGLLDTSVRTVSGATLGENLDWWQASERRSAMRQRLLDLDGFDADDVIFTPDRARARGLTSTVCFPVGNLAPEGSVIKSTSIDPTLVDADNVYRHTGPARVFLTEATAIDAIKRGAVQSGDVLVLICGGPLGAGMQEIYQVTSALKALPFCRDIAVLTDARFSGVSTGACIGHISPEALAGGPIGRVRDGDVIGITIDRKALHGEVHLLGELRDGDVVRFDAEEGERVLAARQPREDLAPHPDLPDDTRLWAALVQASGGVWGGCVYDADAIFTRLASERST, encoded by the coding sequence TTGCCTGAGCCGCACTTTGCAGTGCAAAGCGATCTCCGCTCCGTGCTGGAGAGTGAAGTCGGCCTGTACGCCGCCACGGCGACGCACGCGCGCGGCCCGGAAGGCGTGTTGCCGATCACGCCGGAGATGCTGCGAACCGAACCGTCCGGAAACCTGTTTGGCCTCTCCCAGAACGCAGGTATGGGGTGGGAGCCGCAGCGGCTTGCCGATCCCGAATTCCTGATCCTGAGCACGCATGGCGGCCTGCGCGCGGCGGACGGCACTCCCATTGCTCTGGGTCTGCATACCGGGCACTGGGAGGTCGGTCTGCTGGTGGCGGAGGCGGCGCGCGAACTGCGCAACCGCCACGCGGTACCGTTTGCGGCGGCCTGCACCGACCCATGCGACGGCCGCACGCAGGGCACCACGGGCATGCTCGACTCGTTGCCGTACCGCAACGACGCGGCGATGGTGTTGCGCCGGCTGATGCGATCGCTGCCCACGCGGCGCGGCGTTCTGGGCATTGCCACGTGCGACAAAGGCCTGCCGGCGATGCTGATGGCGTTGGCCAGTGGCGGCCTCCTGCCCGGCGTTCTTGTCCCCGGAGGTGTGACGCTGCTGCCCGAGCCGATCCCCGGCCACGCTGCCGAAGATGCCGGCAAGGTGCAGACCATCGGCGCGCGCTACGCCCAGGGCGAGATCACGCTGGACTACGCCGCCGACGCGGGTTGTCGCGCCTGTGCGAGCCCGGGCGGCGGTTGCCAGTTCCTGGGCACGGCTGCCACGTCGCAGGTGGTCGCGGAGGCGCTGGGCCTGGCACTGCCGCACACGGCGCTGGCACCCAGCGGCCAGCCGGTGTGGCTCGACGCTGCGGCGCGGTCTGCGCGTGCGCTGCTGCGGCTCTCGGGCATGGGCTGGGGAACGCGCGACATCCTCACGCCTGCCGCGGTGCGCAACGCCATGGTGCTGCACGCGGCCTTTGGTGGCTCGACGAACCTCCTGCTGCACATCCCGGCCATTGCGCACGCGGCGGGCTTGCCGCGGCCGTCCGTTGCGGACTGGACCGAGGTGAACCGCGAAGTGCCGCGACTGGTGGATGCTCTGCCCAACGGACCGCGCGGCTTTGCCACGGTGCAGGTCTTCCTGGCGGGCGCCGTGCCAGAGGTGATGCTGCACCTGCGCGATGCCGGCCTGTTGGATACGTCTGTGAGAACTGTCAGCGGAGCCACCCTGGGCGAGAATCTGGACTGGTGGCAGGCAAGCGAGCGGCGCTCCGCGATGCGCCAACGGCTGCTGGACCTGGACGGCTTCGATGCGGACGACGTGATCTTCACGCCCGACCGCGCGCGGGCCCGGGGCCTGACCTCGACGGTATGTTTTCCGGTCGGCAACCTGGCGCCGGAGGGCAGCGTGATCAAGAGCACGTCAATCGACCCCACCCTGGTGGACGCGGATAACGTGTACCGCCACACGGGCCCGGCGCGCGTGTTCCTCACGGAGGCCACGGCGATCGACGCGATCAAGCGCGGCGCGGTGCAATCGGGCGATGTGCTGGTGCTCATCTGTGGCGGACCGCTGGGCGCCGGCATGCAGGAGATCTACCAGGTCACCTCTGCCCTCAAAGCACTGCCGTTCTGCCGGGACATCGCGGTGCTGACCGATGCGCGCTTCTCCGGCGTTTCCACGGGCGCGTGCATCGGTCACATCTCGCCCGAGGCACTGGCCGGCGGCCCGATTGGCCGGGTGCGCGACGGCGATGTCATAGGCATCACGATCGACCGCAAGGCGCTGCACGGCGAGGTGCATCTGCTGGGCGAACTCCGGGATGGAGATGTGGTGCGGTTCGATGCCGAGGAGGGTGAGCGTGTGCTGGCTGCCCGGCAGCCGCGCGAGGACCTGGCGCCGCACCCCGATCTGCCCGATGACACGCGGCTATGGGCGGCACTGGTGCAGGCTTCTGGCGGTGTGTGGGGCGGGTGCGTGTACGACGCCGACGCAATCTTCACCCGTCTGGCGAGCGAGCGCAGCACGTGA